One region of Alosa alosa isolate M-15738 ecotype Scorff River chromosome 1, AALO_Geno_1.1, whole genome shotgun sequence genomic DNA includes:
- the cebpd gene encoding CCAAT/enhancer-binding protein delta, with the protein MCEIYNLDSQCVSSPCNMSWAMEPTNFYDNKLSSVPGDCKTMRGDGMGEDTSMVELSTAPAIYDDESAIDFSSYIDSMSSVPNLELCNDELFADLFNNTVKQEKADFCLPNAPSSHPLLTTSSFCVGIQKDVERMPDSFEKGVFSAPIKQEPDWSDSDMSSSLPSQIETCAQTSMTLHTGQPTPPTTPEPLSIGGSPRKSGKDKGKKSLDRYSPEYRQRRERNNIAVRKSRDKAKMRNLDMQQKMIELSSENERLHKTIEQLTRELSSLRNFFKQLPSSSFGATLSVDSR; encoded by the coding sequence ATGTGTGAAATATACAACCTGGATTCGCAGTGCGTGTCTTCACCATGCAATATGAGTTGGGCGATGGAGCCTACAAATTTCTACGACAATAAACTGAGCAGTGTCCCCGGAGACTGCAAAACCATGCGAGGTGATGGGATGGGGGAGGACACGAGTATGGTCGAGCTGAGCACAGCGCCAGCCATCTACGACGACGAGAGCGCTATTGACTTCAGCTCGTACATTGACTCGATGTCGTCGGTGCCCAACCTGGAACTCTGCAACGACGAGCTGTTTGCAGATCTGTTCAACAACACTGTGAAGCAAGAGAAAGCTGACTTCTGCTTGCCCAATGCACCGTCCAGTCACCCGCTGCTGACAACCAGCTCATTTTGCGTCGGCATCCAAAAGGACGTGGAGAGGATGCCGGATAGCTTCGAGAAAGGTGTGTTCAGCGCGCCCATCAAACAGGAGCCAGACTGGAGTGACAGTGACATGTCTTCGTCGCTCCCTTCGCAGATAGAGACTTGTGCGCAGACATCGATGACCCTGCACACAGGACAGCCCACCCCACCAACTACGCCAGAGCCCCTTTCCATCGGAGGCAGCCCCCGAAAATCGGGAAAAGACAAGGGTAAAAAGAGCCTTGATCGATACAGTCCAGAGTATCGCCAGAGACGGGAGAGGAATAACATCGCTGTGCGTAAAAGCAGGGACAAGGCGAAGATGCGCAACCTGGACATGCAGCAAAAGATGATTGAACTGAGTTCGGAGAATGAGCGTCTGCACAAAACAATCGAACAGCTAACTCGCGAACTTTCAAGCTTGAGGAACTTCTTCAAGCAGCTCCCCAGCTCTTCTTTCGGGGCGACTCTGTCCGTGGACAGTCGGTGA